A region of Ignatzschineria larvae DSM 13226 DNA encodes the following proteins:
- a CDS encoding NADH:flavin oxidoreductase/NADH oxidase, with translation MSQLFSPYQLGALQLENRLVIPPMCQYAAIEGIPSAWHSMHYGSLAQSGASLLIVEATAVLPEGRISSADLGIWNDEQEAGFKSLLSEIKEYSPIKMGIQLAHADRKASTDIPWKTDRQLSIAEGGWQTVAPSALPFNIDDATPKALTEAEIADRVEGFVEAALRSERAGFELLELHAAHGYLLHEFLSPLSNQRTDRYGGSFENRIRFLMEVFTAIREKVSPKVAVGVRISATDWVDGGWNLEESIELTRQLKAKGADFIHVSTGALSLEQQIPVKPLYQVPFAEAIKQKTDLTTIAVGLITTAQEAESVIAEKRADLVAIGRGMLLNPRWGWIAAHQLGEEVVTNPRYNAIHSILRHSAD, from the coding sequence ATGAGTCAACTATTTTCACCTTATCAACTAGGGGCTTTGCAACTTGAAAACCGTCTCGTAATTCCACCAATGTGTCAATATGCAGCGATAGAAGGTATTCCTTCTGCTTGGCATTCAATGCACTATGGCTCTTTAGCACAATCAGGGGCTTCTCTCTTAATTGTGGAAGCGACTGCGGTATTACCCGAAGGTAGAATCTCTTCTGCTGATTTAGGGATTTGGAATGATGAACAGGAAGCTGGATTTAAATCGTTGCTATCAGAAATCAAAGAGTATTCTCCTATTAAAATGGGAATCCAGTTAGCCCATGCAGACCGAAAAGCCTCGACCGATATTCCTTGGAAAACAGATCGACAATTATCGATTGCCGAAGGTGGCTGGCAAACTGTCGCACCTTCTGCTCTACCCTTTAATATCGATGATGCGACTCCAAAGGCATTAACAGAGGCTGAAATTGCTGACCGCGTTGAAGGTTTTGTTGAAGCAGCTCTTCGCTCGGAACGTGCTGGATTTGAATTATTAGAACTTCATGCTGCACATGGTTATCTATTACATGAATTCCTCTCTCCGCTTTCCAATCAACGTACAGATCGTTATGGCGGCAGTTTTGAAAACCGTATTCGTTTTCTTATGGAAGTCTTTACTGCTATACGGGAGAAAGTATCCCCTAAAGTCGCTGTCGGTGTGCGTATCTCTGCAACCGATTGGGTCGATGGCGGTTGGAATTTAGAAGAATCGATTGAATTAACTCGACAATTAAAAGCAAAAGGGGCTGATTTTATCCATGTCTCCACCGGTGCTCTCTCATTAGAACAACAAATCCCCGTCAAACCACTCTATCAAGTACCTTTTGCTGAAGCGATTAAACAAAAAACTGACCTTACCACAATTGCCGTTGGTTTAATTACTACAGCACAAGAAGCAGAATCAGTGATTGCCGAGAAGAGAGCAGATCTTGTTGCCATTGGCCGAGGAATGTTACTCAATCCACGTTGGGGTTGGATTGCAGCCCATCAGTTAGGAGAAGAGGTCGTTACAAACCCTCGATATAATGCGATTCATTCAATATTGCGTCATTCAGCAGATTAG
- the phoU gene encoding phosphate signaling complex protein PhoU, which yields MKKLDFNSHISAQFNAELERSMSKVLEMGGLTERQIQDSIKAMITQDEVLAKEIIARDEVINELEVEINELCIMIIAKRQPTASDLRLLIVIIKTIAELERIADSARNIAKMAFTPLPENHASILVSLESLANRSLRFFEKVLDAFARMDFEAVLDIYPEDDRIDGEYDNVIRQLMTYMMEDGRTIPSVLSAMQCARSLERIGDRCQNICEFIIYFVKGVDIRVQKNARLEALLENRDKKAL from the coding sequence ATGAAAAAATTAGATTTTAATAGCCATATCTCTGCACAATTTAATGCAGAGCTTGAGCGCTCAATGAGCAAAGTATTAGAGATGGGCGGATTGACTGAGCGTCAAATCCAAGATTCTATTAAAGCGATGATTACGCAAGATGAAGTACTTGCGAAAGAGATTATTGCCCGGGATGAAGTGATTAATGAATTAGAAGTAGAGATTAATGAGCTCTGCATTATGATCATTGCTAAACGCCAGCCCACCGCAAGTGATCTTCGCCTTTTGATTGTGATTATCAAAACAATTGCCGAACTTGAGCGTATCGCCGATAGTGCGCGTAATATCGCCAAAATGGCATTTACACCGCTACCTGAAAATCATGCTTCGATCCTAGTGTCGCTTGAATCTTTGGCTAATCGCAGTTTACGTTTCTTTGAGAAAGTACTCGATGCCTTTGCGCGTATGGACTTTGAAGCGGTATTAGATATCTATCCTGAAGATGATCGCATTGATGGGGAATATGATAATGTTATTCGTCAATTAATGACCTATATGATGGAAGATGGTCGCACGATTCCCTCGGTACTAAGTGCAATGCAGTGTGCCCGTTCTTTAGAGCGCATTGGGGATCGTTGCCAAAATATTTGTGAATTTATTATCTACTTCGTCAAAGGTGTTGATATTCGCGTTCAGAAGAATGCACGTTTAGAAGCATTACTGGAAAATCGAGATAAGAAAGCGTTGTAA
- a CDS encoding response regulator, whose amino-acid sequence MKKILIVEDELPISEMIEHFLTSEGFDVSQAFDGLEAKEILNSQKKIDLILLDWMLPKKSGIDLLKELKDSRKNRHIPVIMLSARAELEDRLEGLDSGADDYLPKPFAMKELLSRVNSLIRRIEEYVPEENQIIEVSGIELDIDAQRIVIGGQPLNVSTIEFRLLAFFMTHLDRVYSRGKLLDHVWGIDSYVDERTVDVTIGRLRKILEQTGHHKLLQTVRGEGYRFSPS is encoded by the coding sequence ATGAAGAAAATTTTGATCGTTGAAGATGAACTTCCTATTTCAGAAATGATTGAACACTTTTTAACCAGCGAGGGATTCGATGTATCCCAAGCCTTCGATGGCCTTGAAGCGAAAGAGATTCTCAATTCTCAAAAGAAAATCGACCTCATCCTCCTCGATTGGATGCTTCCTAAGAAGTCCGGCATTGATCTCCTTAAAGAGCTCAAAGATAGCCGTAAAAATCGCCATATTCCTGTGATTATGCTCAGTGCCCGCGCAGAGTTAGAAGACAGATTAGAAGGTCTTGATTCTGGCGCAGATGATTATCTCCCGAAACCTTTTGCAATGAAAGAGCTCCTCTCTCGCGTTAATTCTTTAATTCGCCGTATTGAAGAGTATGTCCCTGAAGAGAATCAGATTATTGAAGTCTCCGGCATTGAGCTTGATATTGATGCACAGCGTATTGTCATCGGAGGTCAACCTTTGAATGTCAGTACCATTGAATTTCGCTTACTAGCTTTCTTTATGACTCACTTAGATCGGGTATATAGCCGAGGGAAATTACTTGACCACGTTTGGGGAATTGATAGCTATGTAGATGAACGAACTGTAGATGTGACAATCGGCCGTTTACGGAAGATTTTAGAACAGACAGGACACCATAAATTATTACAAACTGTTCGGGGCGAAGGCTATCGTTTTTCACCCTCATAA
- the phoR gene encoding phosphate regulon sensor histidine kinase PhoR gives MLGHISIKHFIVELLLAALPAILLSFIVGHLFLWLFLETLFLLIWHYRQAYRLSHWIWVDHNIYPPEGRGVWLRIFHGLRRMRLDQRKERNQLLEFIKYFRKGAESMPDATILCDKDGRLNWCNPQAEAMLKLRWPQDEGQNIFNLIRKPDIVEYFKKGDFDQPFLLKHDQRELECRFYYPYIENNLLIIARDITDREIAERTRQMFFANVNHELRVPLTVLRGYVEMLENNLSDEEKESFEGKALLRMEEQIERLHALVIQLMALTRLETAPKEDQFTTFNFSALLTSIIEDYQQNHPETRAYITSDIAPNIEIWGNSEQLRQVVSNLFYNAIEHNPSETPIHLSLKQQNNRVEFTIEDQGAGIPAIHLHKLTERFYRVDSSRNRNQSGGSGLGLAIVKHALNNHNSQLQVSSEVGKGSKFGFVLIGV, from the coding sequence ATGCTAGGCCATATCTCCATAAAACACTTTATTGTAGAACTGTTGCTCGCTGCATTACCGGCAATTCTGCTCTCATTTATTGTTGGACATCTTTTTCTTTGGCTATTTCTGGAAACTCTATTCCTCCTTATTTGGCATTATCGGCAAGCCTATCGACTCTCTCATTGGATTTGGGTGGATCATAATATCTATCCACCAGAAGGAAGAGGTGTTTGGCTGCGAATATTTCATGGTTTACGGCGTATGCGTCTAGACCAACGTAAAGAGCGAAATCAACTGCTAGAATTTATTAAGTATTTCCGTAAAGGTGCAGAATCAATGCCGGATGCAACCATTCTTTGTGATAAAGATGGCCGGTTAAACTGGTGTAACCCACAAGCAGAAGCGATGCTTAAACTCCGTTGGCCGCAAGATGAAGGGCAAAATATCTTTAACCTTATTCGTAAACCCGATATTGTCGAATACTTTAAAAAAGGAGATTTTGATCAACCATTCCTCTTAAAGCATGATCAACGAGAACTAGAATGTCGCTTTTACTATCCCTATATCGAAAATAACCTACTGATCATCGCTCGCGATATTACTGATCGTGAAATTGCCGAACGCACACGACAGATGTTCTTTGCCAATGTGAATCATGAATTACGCGTTCCCCTTACCGTCCTCAGAGGCTACGTTGAGATGCTTGAAAATAATCTCTCTGATGAAGAGAAAGAGAGTTTTGAAGGTAAAGCACTCTTACGAATGGAAGAGCAAATCGAGCGGTTACACGCGCTTGTCATTCAGCTAATGGCGCTCACTCGCTTAGAAACTGCGCCTAAAGAAGATCAATTTACCACCTTTAACTTTTCTGCCCTATTGACTTCAATCATTGAAGATTATCAACAAAATCATCCTGAAACACGCGCTTACATCACCAGCGACATCGCCCCTAATATCGAAATCTGGGGAAATTCAGAGCAATTACGGCAGGTCGTGAGCAACCTCTTCTATAACGCAATCGAGCATAATCCGTCTGAAACACCCATTCATCTATCTCTCAAACAGCAAAATAACAGAGTAGAATTCACCATTGAAGATCAAGGTGCAGGCATCCCTGCGATACACCTTCATAAGCTTACAGAGCGCTTCTACCGCGTAGATTCCTCCCGAAACCGCAACCAATCCGGCGGCAGCGGCTTAGGACTTGCCATCGTCAAACACGCCCTTAACAATCATAACAGTCAACTACAAGTCAGTAGTGAAGTAGGTAAAGGCTCAAAATTTGGGTTTGTATTGATAGGGGTTTAA